A window of Vescimonas fastidiosa contains these coding sequences:
- the nifJ gene encoding pyruvate:ferredoxin (flavodoxin) oxidoreductase, with translation MVRKMKSMDGNNAAAHVSYAFSEVAAIYPITPSSPMADFVDQWSANGLKNIFGTQVKVVEMQSEAGAAGAVHGSLGSGALTTTYTASQGLLLMIPNMYKIAAEQLPAVFHVSARTVSTQALNIFGDHSDVMACRQTGFAMLCEGNVQEVMDLSPVAHLAALSGKVPFINFFDGFRTSHEIQKIAVWDYEDLKDMCDMDAVAEFRRHALNPEHPHMRGSHENGDIFFQHREACNKYYAELPAVVEKYMDMVNAKLGTDYKLFNYYGHPEADRVIVAMGSICDVAEEVIDYLNAHGEKVGLVKVRLYRPFAPEKLLEAFPASVKKIAVLDRTKEPGAMGEPLYQDVVTALANAGWNDVKVIGGRYGLGSKDTPPASVFAVYNELKKDEMKRQFTIGIVDDVTNLSLPEEENCPNTAAPGTIECKFWGLGGDGTVGANKNSIKIIGDHTDKYVQAYFQYDSKKTGGVTISHLRFGDKPIRSPYYINKADFVACHNPSYITKGFKMVNDVKPGGVFMINCQWDMDELNHHLKADAKRYIAKNNIQLYTIDAIDLAIEIGMGKRNNTILQSAFFTLAKVMPQEDAIRYMKEKAKASYLKKGQDVVDMNYKAIDLGATAFKKIDVPADWANAVDEPEHKALEGKPELVKMVKEILEPVGKMDGDSLPVSAFVDHVDGQFELGASAYEKRGVAVSVPTWDSTKCIQCNQCAYVCPHATIRPFALTAEEAKNAPEAAKIVDVKAGKGKGVYQYTMAVSPLDCMGCGVCIGVCPVSALSMVPQEGELKQQDVFDYCVSKVSEKKDMQDNSVKGSQFKQPMLEFSGSCAGCAETSYARLVTQLFGDHMYISNATGCSSIWGGPAATSPYCTNKEGHGPAWCNSLFEDNAEHGLGMFVGQNKIREDLAAETRRLVNIEWARPELKAAAQAWLDTMNDGTANAEPTKAFVKALEESITTVEELAANPKFAAHAAELKAKGALFCDCEACTIAADLLSKKEYLAKKSMWIFGGDGWAYDIGYGGLDHVIASKQDVNIFVFDTEVYSNTGGQASKASNIGQVCQFAAAGKEVKKKSLAEIAMQYGYVYVAQVAMGANPAQTIKAISEAEAYHGPSLIIGYSPCEMHSIKGGMMNCQKEMKKAVDCGYWNLFRFNPAAPAGQRFSMDSKAPAGGYQEFLMNEARYSRLTREFPDRAGVLFQRNEDEAKARYDHLLKLIEMYDK, from the coding sequence ATGGTTAGAAAAATGAAATCCATGGATGGCAACAACGCCGCGGCGCATGTATCCTATGCGTTCTCGGAAGTAGCGGCCATCTACCCCATCACCCCGTCGTCTCCCATGGCCGACTTTGTGGACCAGTGGTCCGCTAACGGTCTGAAAAACATCTTTGGCACCCAGGTCAAAGTGGTGGAGATGCAGTCCGAGGCCGGCGCAGCCGGTGCCGTTCACGGCTCTCTCGGCTCCGGCGCTCTGACCACTACCTATACCGCTTCCCAGGGCCTGCTGCTGATGATCCCCAATATGTACAAGATCGCAGCCGAGCAGCTGCCCGCCGTGTTCCATGTGTCCGCCCGTACCGTGTCCACCCAGGCGCTGAACATCTTCGGCGACCACAGCGATGTAATGGCCTGCCGCCAGACCGGCTTTGCTATGCTGTGCGAGGGCAATGTGCAGGAGGTCATGGACCTGTCCCCCGTGGCCCATCTGGCCGCCCTTTCCGGCAAGGTGCCGTTCATCAACTTCTTCGACGGCTTCCGCACCAGCCACGAGATCCAGAAGATCGCCGTTTGGGACTATGAGGACCTGAAGGATATGTGCGATATGGACGCTGTGGCCGAGTTCCGCCGTCACGCCCTGAACCCCGAGCATCCTCATATGCGCGGCAGCCACGAAAACGGCGACATCTTCTTCCAGCACCGCGAGGCCTGCAACAAGTATTATGCAGAGCTGCCCGCCGTGGTGGAGAAGTACATGGACATGGTCAATGCCAAGCTGGGCACCGACTATAAGCTGTTTAACTACTATGGCCATCCCGAGGCCGACCGCGTCATCGTGGCCATGGGCTCTATCTGCGATGTGGCCGAGGAGGTCATCGACTACCTGAACGCCCACGGCGAGAAGGTGGGTCTGGTGAAGGTGCGTCTGTACCGTCCCTTCGCTCCCGAGAAACTGCTGGAGGCCTTCCCCGCTTCCGTGAAGAAGATCGCCGTGCTGGACCGCACCAAGGAGCCCGGCGCCATGGGCGAGCCTCTGTATCAGGATGTTGTCACCGCTCTTGCCAACGCCGGCTGGAACGATGTGAAGGTCATCGGCGGCCGTTACGGCCTGGGCAGCAAGGATACGCCTCCTGCCTCCGTGTTCGCCGTTTATAACGAGCTGAAGAAGGACGAGATGAAGCGTCAGTTCACCATCGGCATCGTGGACGATGTGACCAATCTCTCCCTGCCCGAGGAGGAGAACTGCCCCAACACCGCAGCTCCCGGCACCATCGAGTGCAAGTTCTGGGGCCTGGGCGGCGACGGTACCGTGGGCGCCAACAAGAACTCCATCAAGATCATCGGCGACCATACCGACAAGTATGTACAGGCCTACTTCCAGTACGACTCCAAGAAGACCGGCGGCGTCACCATCAGCCATCTGCGCTTCGGTGATAAGCCCATCCGTTCTCCTTATTATATCAACAAGGCCGACTTCGTGGCCTGCCACAACCCCAGCTATATCACCAAGGGCTTTAAGATGGTCAACGATGTGAAGCCCGGCGGCGTGTTCATGATCAACTGCCAGTGGGATATGGATGAGCTGAACCATCACCTGAAGGCCGATGCCAAGCGTTACATCGCCAAGAATAACATCCAGCTCTACACCATCGACGCCATTGATCTGGCCATTGAGATCGGCATGGGCAAGCGCAACAACACCATTCTCCAGTCCGCCTTCTTCACCCTGGCCAAGGTCATGCCCCAGGAGGATGCCATCCGCTACATGAAGGAGAAGGCCAAGGCCTCTTATCTGAAGAAGGGCCAGGACGTGGTGGATATGAACTACAAGGCCATCGACCTGGGCGCCACCGCCTTTAAGAAGATCGATGTTCCCGCCGACTGGGCCAATGCCGTGGACGAGCCCGAGCACAAGGCCCTGGAGGGCAAGCCCGAGCTGGTGAAGATGGTGAAGGAGATCCTGGAGCCCGTGGGCAAGATGGACGGCGACAGCCTGCCCGTTTCCGCCTTTGTGGACCATGTGGACGGCCAGTTCGAGCTGGGCGCCTCCGCTTATGAAAAGCGCGGCGTAGCCGTCTCCGTCCCCACCTGGGACAGCACCAAGTGCATCCAGTGCAACCAGTGTGCCTATGTCTGCCCCCACGCCACCATCCGTCCCTTCGCTCTCACTGCCGAGGAGGCTAAGAACGCTCCCGAGGCCGCTAAGATCGTGGATGTGAAGGCCGGCAAGGGCAAGGGTGTGTATCAGTACACCATGGCCGTGTCTCCTCTGGACTGCATGGGCTGCGGCGTGTGTATCGGCGTGTGCCCGGTGAGCGCCCTGTCTATGGTTCCTCAGGAGGGTGAGCTCAAACAGCAGGATGTGTTTGATTACTGCGTCAGCAAGGTCTCCGAGAAGAAGGATATGCAGGATAATTCCGTCAAGGGCAGCCAGTTCAAGCAGCCCATGCTGGAGTTCTCCGGCTCCTGCGCCGGCTGCGCCGAGACCAGCTATGCCCGTCTGGTGACCCAGTTGTTCGGCGACCATATGTATATCTCCAACGCCACCGGCTGCTCCTCCATCTGGGGCGGTCCCGCGGCTACCTCTCCCTACTGCACCAATAAGGAGGGCCACGGTCCCGCATGGTGCAACTCCCTCTTCGAGGATAACGCCGAGCACGGTCTGGGTATGTTCGTGGGCCAGAATAAGATCCGCGAGGATCTGGCCGCCGAGACCCGCCGCCTGGTGAACATCGAGTGGGCCCGCCCCGAGCTGAAGGCTGCCGCCCAGGCTTGGCTGGACACCATGAACGATGGCACCGCCAATGCAGAGCCCACCAAGGCTTTCGTCAAGGCCCTGGAGGAGAGCATCACCACCGTAGAGGAGCTGGCCGCCAATCCTAAGTTCGCTGCACACGCTGCCGAGCTGAAGGCTAAGGGCGCTCTGTTCTGCGACTGCGAGGCCTGCACCATCGCCGCTGACCTGCTGAGCAAGAAGGAGTACCTGGCCAAGAAGTCCATGTGGATCTTCGGCGGCGACGGCTGGGCCTACGACATCGGCTACGGCGGACTGGATCATGTCATCGCCTCCAAGCAGGATGTGAACATCTTCGTCTTCGATACCGAGGTCTATTCCAACACCGGCGGTCAGGCTTCCAAGGCCTCCAACATTGGCCAGGTCTGCCAGTTTGCCGCAGCCGGTAAGGAAGTGAAGAAGAAGAGCCTTGCCGAGATCGCCATGCAGTACGGCTATGTGTATGTGGCCCAGGTAGCTATGGGTGCCAACCCCGCCCAGACCATCAAGGCCATCAGCGAGGCCGAGGCCTATCACGGCCCGTCCCTGATCATCGGCTACAGCCCCTGCGAGATGCACTCCATCAAGGGCGGCATGATGAACTGCCAGAAGGAAATGAAGAAGGCTGTGGATTGCGGCTACTGGAACCTGTTCCGCTTCAATCCCGCTGCTCCGGCAGGCCAGCGCTTCTCCATGGATTCCAAGGCGCCCGCCGGCGGCTATCAGGAGTTCCTGATGAACGAGGCTCGCTACTCCCGCCTGACCCGCGAGTTCCCGGATCGTGCCGGTGTGCTCTTCCAGCGCAACGAGGACGAGGCCAAGGCTCGTTACGATCACCTGCTCAAGCTCATTGAGATGTATGACAAGTAA
- a CDS encoding uracil-xanthine permease family protein, which produces MRKFTADPQALFRYRGLPPVGLTVSMALQHLVAMIVGCVTPAIIIAHAAALTHREQVLLIQASLVLSAVTTLLQLFPIGGRFGSGLPVIFGVSFAYLPSMQAIATGRGGMAAVAGAMLVGGVIATLVGLFIKPIRRLFPPVITGTVVFTIGLSLYPTAINYMAGGAGNTYQSVVEERGLTEALVYGSWQNWAIAAFTLAVVMLLTNHGRGICKLASILLGILAGYAVAFAAGMVNLSGVAGAGWFSLPRPVPFGVTFELSGCVALGLLFAINSIQAIGDFTATTVGGMDREPTTRELQGGIVAYGVSNVITALLGGLPTATYSQNVGIVATNKVVNRWVFALTGAFLLLAGVVPKFSAALTTIPQCVLGGATVAVFSTIAMTGMKLIAAEGITARNTTIVGLSAALGVGISQASAALAQFPEAVTTIFGKSPVVIATLMAVFLNLVLPKEEK; this is translated from the coding sequence ATGCGAAAGTTTACCGCCGATCCCCAGGCACTGTTCCGATATCGGGGCCTGCCGCCTGTGGGCCTCACCGTCTCCATGGCCCTGCAGCATTTGGTTGCCATGATCGTAGGCTGCGTCACCCCGGCCATTATCATCGCCCACGCCGCCGCCCTCACCCACAGGGAGCAGGTGCTGCTGATCCAGGCGTCTCTGGTGCTGTCTGCCGTTACAACGCTCCTACAGCTTTTCCCTATCGGGGGCCGCTTCGGCTCGGGGCTGCCGGTGATATTCGGTGTCAGCTTTGCGTACCTGCCCAGTATGCAGGCCATTGCCACCGGAAGGGGCGGCATGGCGGCGGTGGCCGGGGCCATGCTGGTGGGCGGCGTCATCGCCACCCTGGTGGGCCTTTTCATAAAGCCTATCCGCAGGCTTTTCCCGCCTGTCATCACCGGCACCGTGGTCTTTACCATCGGCCTGTCCCTCTATCCCACCGCCATTAACTATATGGCCGGCGGCGCCGGCAACACCTATCAGTCCGTGGTGGAGGAGCGGGGTCTCACCGAGGCCCTGGTTTACGGCTCCTGGCAAAACTGGGCCATCGCCGCCTTCACCCTGGCGGTGGTGATGCTGCTGACCAATCATGGCCGGGGCATCTGCAAGCTGGCCTCCATTCTTCTGGGCATCCTGGCCGGGTACGCCGTGGCGTTTGCGGCCGGGATGGTGAATCTCTCCGGTGTCGCCGGGGCCGGCTGGTTCTCCCTGCCCCGTCCCGTGCCCTTCGGTGTGACCTTCGAGCTCTCCGGCTGTGTGGCCCTGGGATTGCTGTTTGCCATCAATTCCATTCAGGCCATCGGTGACTTCACCGCCACCACCGTGGGCGGCATGGACCGGGAGCCCACCACCCGGGAGCTTCAGGGGGGCATCGTGGCCTATGGTGTATCCAATGTTATAACGGCCCTGCTGGGCGGCCTGCCCACGGCGACCTATTCCCAGAATGTGGGCATCGTGGCCACCAATAAGGTGGTCAACCGCTGGGTTTTTGCCCTCACAGGTGCCTTCCTCCTTCTGGCGGGCGTGGTGCCGAAATTCTCCGCCGCGCTCACCACCATTCCCCAGTGCGTTTTGGGGGGCGCCACCGTGGCGGTGTTCTCCACCATTGCCATGACCGGCATGAAGCTCATCGCCGCCGAGGGCATCACCGCCCGCAATACCACCATCGTGGGCCTGTCTGCGGCCCTGGGCGTGGGCATCTCCCAGGCCTCCGCCGCCCTGGCCCAGTTCCCCGAGGCCGTCACCACCATCTTCGGCAAGTCCCCGGTGGTCATCGCCACCCTCATGGCCGTGTTCCTGAATTTGGTCCTGCCCAAGGAGGAGAAATAA
- a CDS encoding YifB family Mg chelatase-like AAA ATPase: MVVTVRSLGLGGLSGYEVSVECFLSGGLPAFDIVGLPDTAVKEARERVRAAVKNCGAKYPVSRITVNLAPASQRKEGTVYDLPIFLGILAASEELPPLPADAAFIGELSLTGRLRPVSGVLPMAMAAPRLGIRQLYLPAENAAEATLAQGLTVYPVETVEQLVAHLRGQAPLSPAPIWQPQPRERQQQPDFADVMGQETVKRALEIAAAGGHNILLIGSPGSGKSMLARRLPSILPDMTREESLQTTEIYSVAGLTEARHPLVTSRPFRSPHHTASAVSLTGGGAVPKPGEISLAHNGVLFLDELPEFDKSAMETLRQPLEDGVVTITRASGSLTLPSRFMLVCAMNPCRCGWYGHPERRCTCSPRQVESYMRRISGPLLDRIDLHIEVPSVDYEAMRRKDRPESSREVQRRVNAARKIQQRRYEGTGISCNAYMVPAMIGKYCALDEKCEAIMRSAFDRLGLTGRSHDRILRVARTIADLDGAEAIAPAHIAEAIQYRSSNLLK, from the coding sequence ATGGTCGTTACCGTGCGCTCTCTGGGCCTGGGCGGCCTCAGCGGATATGAGGTGAGCGTGGAGTGCTTCCTCTCCGGCGGCCTGCCCGCCTTTGATATTGTGGGGCTGCCGGACACGGCGGTGAAGGAGGCCCGGGAGCGGGTTCGGGCGGCAGTGAAGAACTGCGGAGCCAAGTACCCCGTCAGCCGCATTACCGTGAACTTGGCCCCTGCCTCCCAGCGCAAGGAGGGGACGGTCTACGACCTGCCCATCTTTCTGGGCATCCTGGCTGCCTCGGAGGAGCTGCCGCCCCTTCCGGCCGACGCGGCCTTCATAGGGGAGCTGAGTCTCACCGGACGGCTGCGGCCCGTAAGCGGTGTGCTGCCCATGGCCATGGCGGCTCCCCGGCTGGGTATACGCCAACTCTACCTCCCGGCGGAAAACGCCGCCGAGGCCACCCTGGCCCAGGGTCTGACCGTGTACCCGGTAGAGACCGTGGAGCAGCTTGTGGCCCATCTCCGGGGACAGGCTCCTCTCTCCCCCGCCCCCATCTGGCAGCCTCAGCCCCGGGAGCGGCAGCAGCAGCCGGATTTTGCCGATGTCATGGGGCAGGAGACGGTGAAGCGGGCCCTGGAGATCGCCGCCGCTGGAGGACACAACATCTTACTCATCGGCTCTCCCGGGTCGGGCAAGTCCATGCTGGCAAGGCGTCTGCCCTCCATCCTCCCCGACATGACCAGGGAGGAATCCCTTCAGACCACGGAGATCTACTCGGTGGCCGGGCTCACGGAGGCCCGGCATCCTTTGGTGACCAGCCGCCCCTTCCGCAGCCCCCACCACACGGCCTCGGCGGTGTCCCTTACCGGCGGCGGCGCAGTGCCGAAGCCCGGGGAAATTTCCCTGGCCCACAACGGTGTGCTGTTTTTGGACGAGCTGCCGGAGTTCGATAAGTCCGCCATGGAGACCCTGCGCCAGCCCCTGGAGGACGGAGTGGTGACTATCACCCGGGCCTCCGGCTCCCTAACCCTCCCCAGCCGATTCATGCTGGTGTGCGCCATGAACCCCTGCCGCTGCGGCTGGTACGGCCATCCGGAGCGCCGATGTACCTGCTCGCCCCGGCAGGTGGAGAGCTATATGCGCCGCATATCCGGGCCCCTGCTGGACCGCATCGACCTGCACATTGAGGTGCCATCGGTGGACTACGAGGCTATGCGCCGCAAGGATAGACCCGAAAGCTCCCGGGAGGTGCAAAGGCGGGTAAACGCCGCCCGGAAAATTCAGCAGCGGCGCTATGAGGGTACCGGCATCTCCTGCAACGCCTACATGGTCCCGGCCATGATCGGAAAATACTGCGCCTTGGACGAAAAATGCGAGGCGATCATGCGCAGCGCCTTCGACCGGCTGGGTCTCACCGGCCGCAGCCACGACCGCATTCTGCGGGTAGCCCGGACCATTGCCGACCTGGACGGCGCCGAGGCCATTGCCCCCGCCCACATCGCCGAGGCTATCCAGTACCGCAGCAGCAACCTATTAAAATAG
- the thiI gene encoding tRNA uracil 4-sulfurtransferase ThiI: MHEIILCKLGEVVLKGLNRHSFETKLMSNIRRRTQKFGKFKIYSRQSTIYVEPVGDGCDLAGAYAACKQVFGLIAIARAVPCEKSKEAILETAKAYLGDSLRKAVSFKVESKRADKSFPMSSIQISQWVGGMLHDAFPHLKVDVHTPELTVYVEIREDAAYVHAPAEPAAGGLPLGMGGSALSLLSGGIDSPVSSYMMAKRGVVLEMLHFAAPPYTSDLARQKVLRLAQELTPWCGRMSVHIVPLTEIQEQIRKQCPEEYFTLITRRFMMRIADKLAKEFDCRALITGENLGQVASQTMEALRVSEDVTDLPVLRPLIGMDKEEIVRIARHIGTFDTSILPYEDCCTVFTPRHPKTKPHVEEVREIESVLDIEGLVSRAMEQREVVKVKL, encoded by the coding sequence ATGCATGAAATCATCCTCTGCAAGCTGGGCGAGGTGGTCCTCAAGGGCCTGAACCGCCACAGCTTTGAAACCAAGCTCATGTCGAACATCCGCCGCCGGACCCAAAAATTTGGCAAGTTCAAAATCTACTCCCGCCAGAGCACCATCTATGTGGAGCCGGTGGGGGACGGCTGCGACCTCGCCGGGGCCTATGCCGCCTGCAAACAGGTCTTTGGCCTCATCGCCATCGCCCGGGCCGTGCCCTGCGAGAAGAGCAAGGAGGCCATTTTGGAAACCGCCAAGGCGTACCTGGGCGACAGTCTCCGTAAGGCGGTCAGCTTTAAGGTGGAGAGTAAGCGGGCGGACAAATCCTTCCCCATGAGCTCCATTCAGATCAGTCAGTGGGTGGGGGGTATGCTCCACGACGCCTTTCCCCATCTGAAGGTGGATGTCCACACCCCGGAGCTGACGGTGTATGTGGAAATTCGTGAGGACGCGGCCTATGTCCACGCCCCTGCCGAGCCCGCCGCCGGGGGCCTGCCCCTGGGCATGGGCGGCAGCGCCCTGAGCCTTCTCTCCGGGGGCATCGACTCCCCGGTATCCTCTTACATGATGGCAAAGCGGGGCGTGGTGCTGGAGATGCTTCACTTCGCCGCGCCCCCCTATACCTCCGACCTGGCCCGGCAAAAGGTCCTGCGGCTGGCCCAGGAGCTTACGCCCTGGTGCGGCCGCATGAGCGTACACATCGTACCCCTGACGGAAATTCAGGAGCAAATTCGCAAGCAATGCCCGGAGGAGTATTTCACCCTCATCACCCGGCGGTTCATGATGCGCATTGCAGATAAGCTGGCCAAGGAATTTGACTGCCGAGCCCTCATAACCGGGGAAAACCTGGGGCAGGTGGCCAGCCAGACCATGGAGGCCCTGCGGGTCAGCGAGGATGTAACGGATCTGCCCGTGCTGCGCCCCCTCATCGGCATGGATAAGGAGGAGATCGTACGCATCGCCCGGCACATCGGCACCTTCGACACCTCCATCCTCCCCTATGAGGACTGCTGCACCGTCTTTACCCCCCGGCACCCCAAGACCAAGCCCCATGTGGAGGAGGTACGGGAAATTGAAAGCGTGCTGGACATCGAGGGGCTGGTTTCCCGCGCCATGGAGCAGCGGGAAGTGGTGAAGGTCAAGCTGTAA
- a CDS encoding competence/damage-inducible protein A: MFHHAEIIAVGSELLLGNVANTDAQYVSQKLAAVGVDVLYHTVVGDNPERLRQVTDIARQRCDLLIFIGGLGPTYDDLTKDTVCAAFGVATEFHEDVMEEISGYFKNVFRREMPDCNRRQAYLPKGCTVLHNPVGTAPGCVFTADGVTVAMLPGVPHECRYLTDHALLPYLQARQESMILSHTLHVFGLTEPKVQEELGDLMNGAVNPSLAPYAKGAEVQLRLTAKAATEADCERLLAPLMQAVRQRLGAHVYGVDMGSPEQHAVQALTRRGLTVSAAESCTGGLIAKRLTDVPGASAAFLGGVVSYTNGVKHGVLGVPEALLQQYGAVSEPVAKAMAEGARRITGSNLALSVTGLAGPDGDDRGNPVGTVYIGLAKAGGTQVTQLFLKGDRKSIRQQAADYAFALLNKYLQKINP, from the coding sequence ATGTTTCATCATGCCGAGATCATTGCCGTAGGCTCGGAGCTGCTGCTGGGCAACGTAGCCAACACCGACGCCCAGTATGTGTCGCAAAAGCTGGCCGCCGTGGGGGTGGACGTGCTGTACCACACGGTGGTGGGCGACAATCCGGAGCGGCTGCGGCAGGTGACGGACATTGCCCGCCAACGCTGCGACCTGCTCATTTTCATCGGCGGGCTGGGGCCGACCTATGACGACCTGACGAAGGACACCGTCTGCGCCGCCTTCGGCGTGGCGACGGAATTTCACGAGGATGTCATGGAGGAAATTTCCGGCTATTTCAAAAACGTTTTCCGGCGGGAAATGCCGGACTGCAACCGTCGGCAGGCGTATCTGCCCAAGGGCTGCACGGTGCTGCACAATCCGGTGGGCACCGCCCCGGGCTGCGTTTTCACGGCGGACGGCGTGACGGTGGCCATGCTGCCGGGAGTGCCCCACGAGTGCCGCTATCTCACCGACCACGCCCTGCTCCCCTATCTGCAGGCGCGGCAGGAGAGCATGATTTTGTCCCACACGCTGCACGTGTTCGGGCTGACGGAGCCGAAGGTGCAGGAGGAGCTGGGCGACCTGATGAATGGCGCTGTGAATCCCTCGCTGGCGCCCTATGCCAAGGGAGCGGAGGTGCAGCTGCGGCTCACCGCAAAGGCGGCTACGGAGGCGGACTGCGAACGCCTGCTGGCGCCGCTCATGCAGGCGGTGCGGCAGAGGCTGGGAGCGCACGTGTACGGCGTGGACATGGGCAGTCCCGAGCAGCACGCCGTGCAGGCGCTGACAAGGCGGGGACTGACGGTTTCCGCCGCCGAGAGCTGTACCGGCGGGCTTATCGCCAAGCGGCTGACGGACGTGCCCGGCGCTTCAGCGGCCTTTTTGGGCGGCGTGGTGAGCTACACCAACGGCGTGAAGCACGGAGTCTTGGGCGTGCCGGAGGCGCTTTTACAGCAGTACGGCGCCGTGTCCGAGCCGGTGGCGAAAGCCATGGCGGAGGGCGCGCGGCGCATCACGGGCAGCAACCTCGCCCTGTCGGTGACGGGGCTGGCGGGGCCTGACGGCGACGACCGGGGCAACCCCGTGGGCACCGTTTACATCGGCCTTGCGAAAGCGGGCGGCACGCAGGTGACGCAGCTTTTTCTCAAGGGCGACCGGAAAAGCATACGCCAGCAGGCGGCGGACTATGCCTTTGCCCTGCTGAACAAATATTTGCAGAAGATAAATCCATAA
- a CDS encoding LysR family transcriptional regulator: METARCRAVLAAAETGSFSRAAEVLRYTPSGVNQLVTALESELGFALFRRNTKGVALTENGELLLPTIREFLRQEDRIFELSTEINGLLVGSVTIAAYSSIATHWLPEVIRVFQQDFPHVNIRLMEGIWQEVSGWLDERTADIGFFSYQEGMPYEWIPLAEDPMLALLPPDHPLAGEAAYPLINCQEDPFIMPALGCDDDVEALFRRNGIKPRIHFTTLESFSAMSMVEQGLGICVMNRLITEKYICNVVKLPLDPPAQITMGVALHSKVDVSPAVKMFLKYAVRMLTKKEK, translated from the coding sequence ATGGAAACGGCAAGATGTCGGGCGGTGCTGGCGGCAGCGGAAACAGGCAGCTTTTCCAGGGCGGCGGAGGTGCTGCGCTACACACCGTCGGGGGTAAACCAACTGGTCACGGCCCTGGAAAGCGAGCTGGGCTTTGCCCTATTCCGGCGCAACACCAAGGGCGTGGCTCTCACGGAAAACGGTGAGCTTCTGCTGCCCACCATTCGGGAATTTCTGCGCCAGGAGGACCGGATATTCGAGCTTTCCACGGAGATAAACGGCCTGCTCGTAGGCAGCGTCACCATCGCCGCCTATTCCAGCATCGCCACCCACTGGCTGCCGGAGGTGATCCGGGTCTTTCAGCAGGATTTCCCCCATGTGAACATACGGCTCATGGAGGGCATCTGGCAGGAGGTTTCCGGGTGGCTGGACGAGCGCACGGCAGACATCGGGTTTTTCAGCTACCAGGAGGGGATGCCCTACGAGTGGATCCCCCTGGCCGAGGACCCCATGCTGGCCCTGCTGCCGCCGGACCACCCCCTGGCCGGGGAGGCGGCCTACCCGCTGATAAACTGCCAGGAGGACCCCTTCATCATGCCCGCTCTGGGCTGCGACGATGATGTGGAGGCCCTGTTTCGGCGCAACGGCATTAAGCCCCGGATCCACTTTACCACTTTGGAGAGCTTTTCGGCCATGTCTATGGTGGAGCAGGGCCTGGGCATCTGCGTGATGAATCGGCTCATTACGGAAAAGTACATCTGCAATGTGGTAAAGCTGCCTCTGGACCCCCCTGCGCAGATCACCATGGGCGTGGCCCTGCACTCTAAAGTCGATGTGTCCCCGGCGGTGAAGATGTTCCTGAAATATGCCGTGCGGATGCTGACTAAAAAAGAAAAATAA